A portion of the Segatella copri DSM 18205 genome contains these proteins:
- a CDS encoding LysR family transcriptional regulator, with amino-acid sequence MIDTRLKVFRSVATLLSFTKAANELFISQPAISKHIQELEKEYGVQLFDRIGNRIQLTRAGQLMLDHACKIIDAYQNLDFDMKKLTEKSGGELRIGASTTISQYVLPELIAEFRKLYPDIRLTLLSGNSHEIEDALAAGRIDLGMVEGIKRQPTFKYTPFMKDELVAFVHCSNPLAQQDEISLNLLRQTPIVLRELGSGTLDVIQKALQENGIALSDLNIEMNLGTTEGIKHFVEHSLSMGIISIRAIYRSIYEQVFKVLEIENLKMEREFLFVEKRGETAKLQQTFKRFITKDYNV; translated from the coding sequence ATGATAGATACAAGACTGAAAGTTTTCAGAAGTGTGGCTACACTCCTGAGTTTCACTAAGGCTGCCAACGAACTGTTCATCAGTCAGCCTGCCATCAGCAAGCACATACAAGAGCTTGAAAAGGAATATGGGGTGCAACTGTTCGACAGAATCGGCAATCGCATCCAGCTCACCCGTGCCGGACAACTTATGCTTGACCATGCCTGCAAGATTATCGATGCCTATCAGAATCTCGATTTCGACATGAAGAAGCTCACAGAGAAATCTGGTGGCGAACTGCGCATCGGAGCCAGTACCACCATCTCACAATATGTTCTCCCCGAACTGATTGCTGAATTCAGGAAACTATATCCCGACATTCGTCTTACCCTGCTCAGCGGAAATTCTCATGAGATAGAGGATGCGCTTGCTGCAGGAAGGATAGATCTGGGTATGGTGGAAGGCATCAAGCGGCAGCCCACCTTTAAATACACTCCTTTCATGAAAGATGAGCTGGTGGCGTTCGTACATTGTTCCAATCCCCTAGCCCAGCAAGATGAGATTTCTTTGAATCTTCTCAGGCAGACACCGATTGTACTGCGTGAATTAGGTTCCGGAACCTTGGATGTCATCCAAAAAGCCCTGCAGGAAAACGGCATTGCTCTTTCTGATCTGAACATTGAGATGAATCTGGGAACCACAGAGGGCATCAAGCATTTCGTGGAACATTCCTTAAGCATGGGTATCATCAGCATAAGAGCCATCTACAGGAGTATCTATGAACAAGTATTCAAGGTTCTGGAAATTGAGAATCTGAAGATGGAACGAGAATTTCTATTTGTTGAGAAGAGAGGCGAGACCGCTAAACTCCAGCAGACATTCAAGAGGTTCATAACTAAAGATTATAACGTATAG
- a CDS encoding HAD-IA family hydrolase, translating to MVKPNPEIYQLLLNRYHLQASESIFIDDRPANVEEANHVGIHGNLFKGSLDLKLQVGACL from the coding sequence ATGGTGAAACCGAATCCGGAGATTTATCAGCTATTATTAAATCGCTATCACCTCCAGGCTTCGGAGAGCATTTTCATTGATGATAGGCCAGCGAATGTAGAAGAAGCCAATCATGTGGGTATTCATGGCAACCTTTTCAAGGGAAGCTTGGACTTGAAGCTGCAAGTAGGTGCTTGCCTTTGA
- a CDS encoding M20 family metallo-hydrolase, which yields MMTQEEYVSDAVDLLKKLIATPSVSRNEKEAADIMEQTIRKYGFEPHREANNIWIIDPHYDESRPTLLLNAHIDTVKPVASWTRNPFSPDVEEGVLYGLGSNDCGGGLCSLLQIFRMLTAKPQQYNLIYLASAEEEVSGKDGITRALPLLPHIDLAIVGEPTGMNPAVAEKGLMVLDVIAHGKSGHAARNEGVNAIYEALDDMRWIRDYKFEKVSEFLGPTKMTLTVVNAGTQHNVIPDKCTMLVDIRTNEFYDNEEVYKFICQHLKSEVKAHSFRLKSSRIDPAHPLIRKCVAMGMKPFGSPTLSDQALMHFPSFKLGPGESSRSHSADEFIKISEISDAVAKYRELLDRASI from the coding sequence ATGATGACACAAGAAGAATATGTTAGCGATGCCGTGGATTTGCTGAAAAAGCTCATCGCCACCCCATCTGTAAGCAGAAACGAGAAGGAGGCTGCCGACATCATGGAGCAGACCATCCGCAAATATGGGTTCGAACCTCATCGTGAGGCGAACAACATCTGGATTATCGACCCTCATTACGATGAGAGCCGACCTACCCTGCTGCTCAACGCTCACATCGATACCGTGAAGCCTGTAGCTTCATGGACACGCAACCCGTTTTCACCGGATGTTGAAGAGGGTGTACTTTACGGCTTGGGCAGCAACGATTGCGGCGGCGGACTCTGTTCGCTCCTCCAGATATTCAGAATGCTGACCGCAAAGCCTCAGCAGTATAATCTTATCTATCTGGCATCCGCCGAAGAAGAGGTGTCGGGAAAGGATGGCATCACCCGTGCCCTGCCTTTGCTTCCGCATATCGACCTTGCCATCGTAGGTGAACCTACCGGCATGAACCCGGCTGTTGCCGAAAAGGGACTGATGGTGCTGGATGTGATTGCTCACGGAAAGAGCGGTCATGCTGCCCGCAACGAGGGAGTAAACGCTATCTACGAGGCATTGGATGATATGCGATGGATTCGTGACTATAAGTTTGAGAAGGTAAGCGAGTTCCTGGGACCTACCAAGATGACGCTTACCGTAGTGAATGCCGGAACCCAGCACAATGTGATTCCGGATAAGTGTACGATGCTTGTGGATATCCGCACCAACGAGTTCTATGACAACGAGGAGGTTTACAAGTTTATCTGCCAGCACCTGAAGAGCGAGGTGAAGGCCCACAGTTTCCGTCTGAAGTCATCCCGCATCGACCCAGCGCATCCTCTTATCAGGAAATGTGTAGCCATGGGCATGAAGCCATTCGGCAGTCCTACCCTCAGCGACCAGGCTCTGATGCACTTCCCTTCGTTCAAACTGGGTCCTGGCGAATCTTCCCGCTCCCATTCTGCCGATGAATTTATCAAAATAAGCGAGATTTCGGATGCTGTAGCTAAATACCGGGAACTCTTGGATAGAGCCAGCATCTGA
- a CDS encoding AMP-dependent synthetase/ligase: MQINSHLSVLVHDLAKKWGEKTALTFRKFGSDQWQSVSFNLFSLRVKQVSNALLNLGAKPLDKIAVFSQNCVHYLYTDFGAYGIRVTSVPFYANSSEQQIQYMINDAQIRFLFVGEQEQYDKAHRIFALCPSLERIIIFDSSVRISTHDPAALYFKDFLKLGENLPRQTEVEELYKQASMDDLANILYTSGTTGDSKGVMLTYSQYYAALKANDECIPVTEKDRVIDFLPFTHIFERGWAYLCLSEGAELIINTYPHEIQESMREMHPTCMCSVPRFWEKVYIAVKAKMDDAGPIQKKLFYHALAVGKKRNIEYLANCKRPPLALELEYKIINKTVLSMVRKQLGLEKPNIFPTAGAYVSPEVEEFVHAIGINMVVGYGLTESLATVSCDHLDKKRSLGSVGRPISCIQVKIGEDNEVLLKGPTITPGYYHRDTTNAKAFDKDGFFHTGDAGYLKDGELYLTERIKDLFKTSNGKYIAPQQVESLLLVDKFIDQVAVIADQRKFVSALVVPEFRLVEDWAREHHIAFTCREDLCANEKVQKMLMDRIQILQQNLAYYEQIKRITLLAHHFSMESGELTNTLKIRRPIINKNYKAEIDKMYEE, from the coding sequence ATGCAGATTAATAGTCATCTTTCGGTACTGGTACATGATCTCGCCAAGAAATGGGGAGAGAAAACTGCTTTAACTTTCAGAAAGTTTGGCAGCGACCAGTGGCAATCGGTTTCATTCAACCTCTTTTCCTTAAGAGTGAAACAAGTGAGCAATGCCCTCCTGAATCTTGGGGCTAAACCTCTTGACAAAATCGCTGTCTTCTCGCAGAACTGTGTGCATTATCTGTACACCGACTTCGGTGCGTACGGTATCAGGGTAACCTCTGTGCCTTTCTATGCCAACAGTAGCGAGCAGCAGATTCAATATATGATTAATGATGCGCAGATTCGCTTCCTCTTTGTTGGCGAACAGGAGCAGTATGACAAGGCTCACCGTATCTTTGCCCTCTGTCCTTCTCTGGAACGTATCATCATCTTCGATTCCAGCGTGCGCATCAGTACACACGATCCTGCTGCCCTCTATTTCAAGGACTTCCTGAAGTTGGGAGAGAATCTTCCTCGCCAGACGGAGGTAGAGGAACTCTACAAGCAGGCAAGTATGGATGATTTGGCTAATATCCTCTATACCAGTGGAACAACTGGAGATAGCAAGGGCGTGATGCTGACTTATAGCCAGTATTATGCTGCTTTGAAGGCAAACGATGAGTGCATTCCTGTTACCGAAAAGGACCGTGTCATCGACTTCCTTCCATTCACCCATATCTTTGAGCGTGGATGGGCATATCTCTGCTTGAGCGAAGGTGCCGAACTCATCATCAATACTTATCCTCATGAAATTCAGGAGAGTATGAGAGAGATGCATCCTACCTGTATGTGTAGTGTGCCACGTTTCTGGGAGAAGGTGTATATCGCCGTAAAGGCAAAGATGGATGATGCCGGTCCTATCCAGAAGAAACTCTTCTACCATGCCTTGGCGGTAGGAAAGAAGCGGAATATAGAATATCTGGCAAACTGCAAGCGCCCTCCTCTGGCATTGGAGTTGGAATATAAGATTATCAACAAGACTGTTTTGAGCATGGTTCGCAAGCAGTTGGGTTTGGAAAAACCGAATATCTTCCCTACAGCGGGTGCTTATGTAAGTCCGGAAGTAGAGGAGTTTGTACATGCCATCGGTATCAATATGGTGGTGGGTTATGGTCTGACCGAGAGTCTTGCCACCGTATCTTGTGATCATCTCGACAAGAAACGCAGTCTGGGTTCTGTAGGTCGCCCTATCTCCTGCATTCAGGTAAAGATAGGTGAGGATAATGAGGTGCTCCTCAAGGGTCCTACCATCACTCCGGGCTATTATCATCGTGATACCACCAATGCGAAGGCATTCGACAAGGATGGATTCTTCCATACCGGTGATGCCGGCTACTTGAAGGATGGCGAGCTTTATCTCACCGAGCGTATCAAGGACCTGTTCAAGACATCCAACGGTAAGTATATCGCTCCGCAGCAGGTAGAATCGTTGCTCCTGGTAGATAAGTTTATCGATCAGGTGGCTGTTATTGCCGACCAGCGCAAGTTCGTATCAGCCCTCGTCGTTCCAGAGTTCCGTCTCGTGGAGGACTGGGCACGTGAGCATCATATCGCCTTCACCTGCCGTGAAGACCTGTGTGCTAACGAGAAGGTGCAGAAGATGCTGATGGACCGTATCCAGATTCTCCAGCAAAATCTGGCTTATTATGAGCAGATTAAGCGCATTACCCTCCTGGCTCACCACTTCTCTATGGAGTCGGGTGAGTTGACCAATACCTTGAAGATTCGCCGCCCTATCATCAACAAGAACTACAAGGCGGAGATTGACAAGATGTATGAGGAGTAA
- the prfB gene encoding peptide chain release factor 2: MITADQLKDVMDRADALHHYLNIDQKKVEFEEEQLRTQAPDFWEDPKYAQEQMKKVKGIQKWLDGYKTVRLYADELQLAFDFYKDEMVTEEEVDADYAKAIKAIEDLELKNMLRQKEDPMDCVLKINSGAGGTESQDWAQMLMRMYMRWSEAHGYKVTITDMQEGDEAGIKSVTMTIEGGEYAYGYLKSENGVHRLVRVSPFNAQGKRMTSFASVFVTPLVDDTIEVYVDPAKLSWDTFRSSGAGGQNVNKVESGVRLRYWYTDPDTGEEEEILIENTETRDQPKNRAKALLLLKSQLYDRAMKKRLEAKAKIEAGKKKIEWGSQIRSYVFDDRRVKDHRTNYQTSDVDGVMDGKIDDFIKAYLMEFPTNDDEQQ, from the coding sequence ATGATTACAGCTGACCAGTTGAAGGATGTGATGGACAGAGCTGATGCTCTGCATCACTATCTCAATATAGACCAGAAGAAAGTAGAATTCGAAGAGGAGCAGCTCCGCACCCAGGCTCCTGACTTTTGGGAAGACCCGAAGTATGCTCAGGAGCAGATGAAGAAGGTGAAGGGCATCCAGAAATGGCTCGACGGTTATAAGACCGTACGTCTTTATGCCGATGAACTGCAGCTTGCCTTCGATTTCTATAAAGATGAAATGGTGACTGAGGAAGAGGTGGATGCCGATTATGCCAAGGCGATCAAAGCCATCGAAGACCTGGAGTTGAAGAACATGCTTCGTCAGAAGGAAGATCCGATGGACTGCGTGCTCAAGATTAATTCCGGTGCTGGTGGTACAGAAAGTCAGGACTGGGCACAGATGCTGATGCGTATGTATATGCGCTGGTCAGAGGCTCATGGCTACAAGGTTACCATCACCGATATGCAGGAAGGCGATGAGGCTGGTATCAAGAGCGTGACCATGACCATTGAGGGTGGCGAGTACGCTTATGGTTATCTGAAGAGCGAGAACGGTGTGCACCGACTGGTGCGTGTTTCTCCTTTCAATGCCCAGGGCAAGCGAATGACCAGTTTCGCCAGTGTCTTCGTAACTCCGCTGGTAGATGATACCATCGAGGTATATGTCGACCCAGCCAAGCTCTCTTGGGATACCTTCCGTTCGAGTGGTGCCGGTGGTCAGAATGTGAATAAGGTGGAATCCGGTGTTCGTCTGCGTTATTGGTATACTGATCCTGATACCGGCGAGGAAGAAGAAATCCTCATCGAGAACACCGAGACCCGTGACCAGCCAAAGAACCGTGCCAAAGCCCTGTTGCTCTTGAAGAGCCAACTCTACGACCGCGCCATGAAGAAGCGTCTGGAGGCCAAGGCTAAGATTGAGGCCGGTAAGAAGAAGATAGAGTGGGGAAGCCAGATTAGAAGTTATGTCTTCGACGACCGTCGTGTGAAAGACCACCGTACCAACTATCAGACATCGGATGTAGATGGCGTGATGGACGGCAAGATAGATGATTTCATCAAGGCATACCTGATGGAGTTCCCAACGAATGATGACGAACAACAATAA
- a CDS encoding CYTH domain-containing protein produces the protein MSGLEIERKFLVKKGDAYKSAAFSSSHIQQGYIPAEGATVRVRTRDEKAYLTIKGKSVNGGMTRYEFEKEITMDEAQHLLQLCQGGVIDKRRYLVKSGSHTFEVDEFYGDNEGLVMAEVELASETEAYEKPDFIGMEVTGDKRFYNSHLLGNPFSKWRDTLPAEYR, from the coding sequence ATGAGTGGATTAGAGATAGAAAGAAAATTCCTCGTTAAGAAGGGCGACGCTTATAAAAGCGCCGCCTTTTCTTCTAGTCATATCCAGCAGGGATATATTCCTGCCGAGGGGGCTACGGTGCGGGTTCGCACACGGGATGAGAAGGCTTACCTTACTATTAAGGGCAAGTCGGTAAATGGCGGCATGACCCGCTATGAGTTTGAAAAGGAGATAACGATGGACGAGGCGCAGCATCTTCTGCAACTTTGTCAGGGTGGCGTCATCGATAAGCGTCGCTATCTTGTGAAAAGTGGCAGTCATACCTTCGAGGTAGATGAGTTCTATGGCGATAATGAAGGTCTGGTCATGGCAGAGGTGGAGTTGGCTAGCGAGACCGAAGCCTATGAGAAACCTGATTTCATCGGTATGGAGGTAACAGGCGACAAGCGATTCTACAATTCGCATCTCTTGGGCAATCCTTTCTCGAAGTGGCGTGATACCTTGCCGGCTGAATATCGTTAG
- a CDS encoding sodium-dependent transporter, producing MTDSNRGSFGSKIGLILATAGGAVGLGNVWRFPYMAGQEGGAAFILVYIGSVLLLGIPCMISEFIIGRHGASNTARAYTKLSNGTAWKWVGYLEVLTGFLITGYYAVVSGWCLQYVYASIMGELHGDPTFVANYFKEFSSDPVRPVMWTVAIFLICHFVIIHGVRGGIEKASKVMMPLLFILLLIIVVAACLLPDAGKGVEFLLKPDFGKVDRNVFLNALGQSFYSMSIGMGCICTYASYFSRQTNLFKSALQISIIDLLVAVLAGLMIFPAAFSVGVSPDSGPSLIFITLPNVFNQAFASLPVLGWIISLLFYVLLSVAALTSLMSLHEVNTSFFYEELKIDRKKGATIVTVSCAIIGAFCSLSLGATDKLSFFGKALFDWFDFVTGQIFLPLAGFLTCLFLGWYVPKQIVQDEFTNWGTLKGRLFGIYLFLIKFVCPVLIFLVFLNQFGVFG from the coding sequence ATGACTGATTCAAATAGAGGAAGTTTTGGTAGCAAGATTGGATTGATTCTTGCTACAGCAGGTGGCGCCGTAGGTTTGGGTAACGTATGGCGCTTTCCTTATATGGCTGGTCAGGAAGGTGGCGCAGCCTTTATTCTGGTATACATCGGAAGTGTGCTCCTGTTGGGCATTCCATGTATGATTTCTGAGTTTATCATCGGCCGTCATGGTGCCTCAAATACCGCACGTGCCTATACCAAGCTCTCTAATGGTACGGCATGGAAGTGGGTAGGCTACCTGGAGGTGCTTACCGGTTTCCTGATTACGGGCTATTATGCGGTGGTTTCGGGCTGGTGTCTGCAGTATGTTTATGCCAGCATCATGGGCGAACTGCATGGTGACCCTACCTTTGTGGCGAATTACTTCAAGGAGTTTTCTTCTGATCCTGTGCGTCCGGTTATGTGGACGGTAGCGATATTCCTGATTTGTCATTTCGTGATTATTCATGGTGTGCGCGGCGGTATAGAGAAGGCTTCTAAGGTGATGATGCCTCTCCTGTTCATCCTGCTTTTGATCATTGTGGTAGCAGCTTGTCTGTTGCCGGATGCAGGTAAGGGCGTGGAGTTCCTGTTGAAGCCTGATTTCGGAAAGGTAGACAGAAACGTGTTCCTGAATGCCTTGGGACAGTCGTTCTATTCTATGAGTATCGGTATGGGCTGTATCTGTACCTATGCCTCTTACTTCAGCCGTCAGACCAATCTCTTCAAGAGTGCTTTGCAGATTTCCATCATCGATTTGCTGGTAGCAGTACTGGCTGGTCTGATGATTTTCCCTGCAGCCTTCTCTGTAGGAGTATCACCGGATAGTGGTCCTTCGCTCATCTTTATCACTTTGCCGAATGTCTTTAATCAGGCGTTTGCATCGTTACCTGTACTGGGTTGGATTATCTCGCTGCTCTTCTACGTATTGCTGTCGGTAGCTGCCTTGACTTCGCTGATGTCACTTCATGAGGTGAATACTTCTTTCTTCTACGAGGAGTTGAAGATCGACCGCAAGAAGGGTGCTACCATCGTTACGGTTTCCTGTGCCATCATCGGAGCCTTCTGTTCGCTCTCTTTGGGTGCAACAGATAAGCTTTCGTTTTTCGGAAAGGCGCTGTTCGATTGGTTCGACTTTGTTACGGGTCAGATATTCCTTCCTCTGGCAGGATTCCTTACCTGCCTGTTCCTGGGCTGGTATGTACCTAAGCAGATCGTACAGGATGAGTTTACTAACTGGGGAACCTTGAAGGGCCGTCTCTTCGGTATCTATCTTTTCCTGATTAAGTTCGTTTGTCCTGTCCTCATCTTCCTGGTATTCCTGAACCAGTTTGGTGTCTTCGGATAA
- a CDS encoding sodium-dependent transporter yields METRGNFGSKLGVILATAGSAVGLGNVWRFPYMAGQNGGAAFILIYLVCIILLGLPGMMSEFIIGRHSASNAARAYSNLGKHKAWGALGLMGVITSMIILGFYAVVAGWCLQYLYASIMGGVHGDAEYVKTYFQTFAADPIRPTLWAVGFILLTHMVVVRGVRNGIEKASKILMPMLFFLLIVIVIASCSLPGAVKGVEFLLKPDFSKVDENVLLEALGQAFFSLSMGTACLCTYASYFNRQTNLLKSATQIVTIDTVIAVLAGLMIFPAAFSVGVQPDSGPSLIFITLPNVFQQAFGNMPVVGYVISVLFYALLVLAALTSTISMHEIGTAFIYEEGKISRAKGAWFETIVCSIIAVFCSLSQGAVPDLGFFGKDFLSNCDNFTAQLLMPLSSFITCLFLGWYVPKKIVRDEFTNWGTLKGTLFPVFLFTIRFICPVCIFLIFLHQFGVI; encoded by the coding sequence ATGGAAACAAGAGGAAATTTTGGTAGTAAGTTGGGCGTTATTCTTGCCACAGCCGGCTCGGCAGTCGGTTTGGGTAATGTGTGGCGTTTCCCTTATATGGCAGGTCAGAATGGTGGTGCTGCCTTCATTCTCATCTATTTGGTATGTATCATCCTGCTCGGATTGCCTGGCATGATGAGCGAATTCATCATCGGCCGTCATTCCGCTTCTAATGCAGCCCGAGCTTATTCCAATCTGGGAAAGCATAAGGCTTGGGGTGCTTTGGGCTTGATGGGGGTCATCACTTCTATGATTATCCTGGGTTTCTATGCCGTGGTGGCTGGCTGGTGCCTGCAGTATCTCTATGCCAGTATCATGGGCGGTGTTCATGGCGACGCAGAGTATGTGAAGACCTATTTCCAGACCTTTGCAGCCGATCCTATCCGTCCTACCTTATGGGCAGTAGGTTTTATCCTGCTTACCCACATGGTGGTAGTACGCGGTGTGCGCAATGGTATAGAGAAAGCATCCAAGATACTGATGCCTATGCTTTTCTTCCTGTTGATTGTGATTGTGATAGCTTCCTGCTCTCTGCCGGGAGCGGTGAAGGGAGTGGAGTTCCTGCTGAAGCCGGATTTCTCTAAGGTAGATGAAAACGTGTTGCTCGAAGCGCTGGGACAGGCGTTCTTCTCTTTGAGTATGGGTACGGCATGTCTGTGTACTTATGCCTCTTACTTCAACAGACAGACCAATCTCTTGAAGTCTGCTACTCAGATTGTGACCATTGATACGGTAATCGCCGTATTGGCAGGTTTGATGATCTTCCCTGCAGCCTTCTCGGTAGGTGTGCAGCCAGACAGCGGTCCTTCGCTCATCTTCATTACCTTGCCAAACGTATTCCAGCAGGCTTTCGGTAACATGCCGGTTGTCGGTTATGTGATTTCGGTGTTGTTCTATGCTTTGCTTGTATTGGCAGCCCTGACTTCTACCATCTCGATGCACGAGATAGGTACCGCCTTTATTTATGAGGAGGGTAAGATAAGCCGTGCCAAGGGAGCCTGGTTCGAGACCATCGTTTGCAGCATCATAGCTGTATTCTGTTCGCTCTCTCAGGGTGCCGTACCTGATTTGGGCTTCTTCGGCAAGGATTTCCTGAGCAATTGTGACAACTTTACTGCCCAGCTGCTCATGCCGTTGAGTTCATTCATCACCTGTCTGTTCCTGGGATGGTATGTGCCAAAGAAGATTGTGCGTGATGAGTTTACTAACTGGGGAACCCTGAAGGGAACTCTCTTCCCGGTCTTCCTGTTCACCATCCGTTTTATCTGTCCAGTCTGTATTTTCCTTATCTTCCTGCACCAGTTTGGTGTCATTTAG
- a CDS encoding helix-hairpin-helix domain-containing protein encodes MIFIVGSKETMPSEKQQAHNDSIIRHATRQQPGYYDEGLQSSEVFAFDPNTASHSDFQRLGLESWQARNIIKYRNKGGIFRTPRDFARVYGLTKKQFEKLLPFIRIGKDYQPAANFYPRERYNYGYQETAIRTREERKKDSTQYSYPRKLKEGQYVNINSADTTELQKIPGIGSYYARSIIRYRERLGGFVSMSQIQEVEGVPETALHYMNIDAKHIRKMNVNQLSLAELRKHPYLDFYQAKEIVNYRRTHGPLKSAEELRLLKDFPPAEIERIKPYLAY; translated from the coding sequence ATGATTTTCATTGTAGGTTCTAAAGAAACTATGCCCTCAGAAAAGCAACAAGCCCATAACGATAGTATCATCAGACATGCCACGCGGCAACAGCCAGGCTATTATGACGAAGGACTTCAGTCGAGCGAAGTATTCGCCTTTGACCCCAATACGGCAAGCCATTCTGATTTCCAACGGCTGGGACTGGAATCATGGCAAGCCAGAAACATCATCAAATATCGAAATAAAGGAGGTATCTTCAGGACACCTAGAGACTTTGCACGGGTTTACGGACTAACCAAGAAGCAATTCGAAAAACTGCTGCCCTTTATCAGAATTGGTAAAGACTACCAGCCGGCTGCCAACTTTTACCCAAGAGAAAGATACAACTACGGCTATCAAGAGACGGCTATAAGAACTAGAGAAGAAAGGAAGAAAGACTCTACCCAATACAGTTATCCACGAAAACTGAAAGAAGGTCAGTATGTCAACATCAATTCTGCTGATACGACCGAACTGCAGAAAATTCCCGGCATAGGCTCTTACTATGCCAGAAGCATCATCCGTTACAGAGAGCGGTTAGGCGGTTTTGTTTCCATGAGCCAGATACAAGAAGTGGAAGGCGTGCCCGAGACAGCCCTCCACTATATGAATATTGATGCAAAACATATCCGGAAAATGAATGTCAACCAGCTCAGTTTAGCCGAACTGCGCAAACATCCTTACCTGGACTTTTACCAGGCAAAGGAAATCGTAAACTACCGCAGAACCCATGGTCCGCTGAAAAGTGCTGAAGAGCTGCGTCTCCTCAAAGACTTTCCACCTGCCGAAATAGAAAGAATCAAGCCGTATCTTGCCTATTAG